One segment of Arcanobacterium phocae DNA contains the following:
- a CDS encoding ABC transporter permease, with the protein MSTAPIVGAVPPQPGTDKTATAREIRRTIQNKRKHGRDVPTLIITIVVVSILLLLTVFPLIRVFSEALGERGLEVLTSMVSDPYPRQIIVNTLVLGVVVGLAGTLIGFLLAFAHVRLDFKGKKLLNLLALIPIVAPPFAVATAVITLLGRNGIITNGLLGLDNFNIYGLKGMTLVLTLSFFPVSYMNFRGLLSTLDPSLEEAAADLGASKWNIFTRITLPLMLPGFAASFLLLFVEAIADLANPLVIGGDFTVLSSRAYIAFTGEYDIPAGAAYSLILLVPSLLVFIIQQYWVGRKNTVTVTGKPAGKKKLITDNSWRIPILAAVGLVVVVIITLYVTVIIGSFVNILGVDNTWTLDNYRYVLSGIGNEAILDTTVMALIATPIAAFLSMIIAWLVVRKLKHGRGIVDFIGMLGLAVPGTVVGLGYAISFNNPVIFGGRMWLPALGGGAALFGGAIAIIMVYVIRSVPSGQRTAIATLQQISPSIEEASASLGADSFKTFRKVTLPLIKPALAAGLIYAFARAMTTLSPVIFLATPDVQIMTKKILAEVDAGRFGNAFAFSMVLFLIVIVVIGIIELILGDGWTKLKKKLPNSSHK; encoded by the coding sequence ATGAGCACTGCACCAATAGTTGGAGCGGTTCCGCCACAGCCAGGCACAGATAAAACTGCTACTGCGCGGGAAATCCGACGCACCATCCAGAACAAACGCAAACATGGACGAGACGTGCCAACGCTAATCATTACTATCGTCGTCGTCTCTATTCTGTTACTCCTCACAGTGTTCCCGCTAATCCGCGTCTTCTCAGAGGCACTCGGCGAACGCGGCCTTGAAGTATTAACGTCTATGGTTTCCGATCCTTACCCTCGGCAAATCATCGTCAATACTCTCGTTCTCGGGGTTGTGGTCGGATTAGCGGGAACGCTCATCGGGTTCCTGTTGGCGTTTGCACACGTTCGCCTTGACTTCAAAGGCAAGAAACTTCTCAATCTACTAGCACTCATCCCGATTGTTGCGCCACCATTTGCAGTTGCAACCGCAGTCATTACTCTTCTGGGACGCAACGGCATCATCACCAACGGGTTACTGGGCCTAGATAATTTCAATATCTACGGTTTAAAAGGCATGACCTTAGTACTCACGCTTTCTTTCTTCCCAGTTTCCTATATGAATTTCCGCGGGCTATTGTCCACTCTCGATCCTTCGTTAGAAGAAGCCGCAGCGGATTTGGGAGCAAGCAAATGGAACATTTTCACACGCATTACCCTGCCACTCATGTTGCCTGGTTTTGCAGCATCGTTCTTGTTGTTGTTTGTTGAAGCAATCGCAGATCTGGCAAACCCACTAGTGATCGGTGGCGATTTTACCGTGCTTTCGTCCCGGGCATATATCGCGTTCACCGGCGAATACGACATTCCTGCTGGCGCTGCTTATTCCCTGATTTTGCTTGTGCCTTCACTGTTGGTATTTATTATCCAGCAGTACTGGGTTGGACGAAAGAACACTGTGACTGTTACCGGAAAACCAGCCGGTAAGAAGAAGCTCATCACAGATAATTCTTGGCGGATTCCAATCCTCGCCGCAGTCGGGCTCGTTGTGGTAGTCATTATTACTCTGTATGTCACCGTTATTATTGGATCCTTCGTCAACATTTTAGGTGTTGATAACACCTGGACATTGGATAACTACCGTTACGTCCTATCCGGCATCGGCAACGAAGCAATCCTCGATACCACCGTGATGGCGCTCATCGCAACGCCTATCGCTGCTTTCCTTTCTATGATCATCGCATGGCTGGTAGTACGAAAGCTCAAGCATGGGCGCGGAATCGTTGATTTCATCGGTATGCTCGGTCTGGCGGTACCCGGTACTGTAGTCGGCTTGGGATACGCTATTTCGTTTAATAACCCAGTCATTTTTGGTGGCCGTATGTGGCTTCCGGCTCTTGGTGGCGGTGCGGCACTCTTCGGTGGAGCAATTGCCATCATTATGGTCTACGTCATCCGTTCGGTGCCCTCCGGCCAGCGAACAGCAATCGCCACCTTGCAACAAATATCGCCATCTATCGAAGAAGCCTCCGCATCCCTTGGCGCTGATTCGTTCAAAACCTTCCGCAAAGTCACATTGCCGCTGATTAAGCCGGCACTCGCGGCTGGTTTGATCTACGCGTTCGCGCGGGCCATGACAACCCTCTCCCCCGTGATTTTCTTGGCCACTCCAGATGTTCAGATTATGACGAA
- a CDS encoding YcaO-like family protein, producing the protein MFSLCLEARHLSEGRTLIHCADDAKIIVTANTYSVIEEIKRAEECQDLDCLGVPLKKMLLKHGSVLPIERPCNEAVIAENDCHVHQGESGVEVLVCGYEPVGTRLVAILHNEGVKAQYSSKTIRECSYEVIRGGFLLICRGPGSRQLFADEVRALEVLDITWAVVDYAARSFLFGPVVQDGKGARFSDCMKRSWGNAINKEVYLAELQPALWGNFLSRLISAHPAMEMLAHLVRGLIKKDVENKEGVSPLDTVWEIGLDGQLDVRAVLQCSFINGPSKQIQIHPPTYLVDSKFGIVRELNEVRYSPSMPKTLHTTQARVTDLARVAGYANTVFCQGSTLISDTCAGSERKKKIEYNMKSAIGESVERYCSNLIDLLPVIHGSYDSLLRRGYPVLDPSELVLFSEQQYAEPGFPFEKFSHDLPVSWVEGRYYGSDSPVFVPASLVYVNWYTNQYHHEPRVNFPAFAGVAAGETIEQATRSGVSEILERHATMVWWLNAQALPSIELAPGQCQLFESSQDILRPSLVHLDNTFDVPVAAGIVHNDSHQLVHVGFSCRSTIDDAALKAWSEALTLQEGALDLLNPEGVHWKAIAEGFLPGRSYKKWRGDRCYLDDFRQDMKDVDDLLVQQEVFLDPRAVRRVAHLIDRPATRQANSVPHLKDNSLASYVEKIEARGKRVIIVDITSPDVASCGLRVVRALVPGSVGNSPAAFPYLGQGVVAREAVELGWRERALTDAEINLFPMPHA; encoded by the coding sequence ATGTTTTCGTTATGTCTTGAGGCTCGTCACCTTTCTGAAGGACGTACTTTGATCCACTGTGCAGATGATGCCAAGATAATTGTGACTGCTAACACGTATTCCGTTATTGAGGAAATCAAACGTGCTGAAGAATGTCAAGATCTTGATTGTTTGGGTGTCCCTCTCAAAAAGATGCTTCTTAAGCATGGATCTGTGCTTCCAATTGAACGTCCTTGCAATGAAGCAGTTATTGCTGAAAATGACTGTCATGTACACCAAGGCGAAAGCGGCGTTGAGGTTCTTGTATGTGGTTATGAACCTGTTGGGACACGCTTGGTGGCAATATTACATAATGAGGGGGTCAAGGCCCAGTATTCTTCTAAAACCATCCGAGAGTGCTCGTATGAAGTTATTCGAGGAGGATTTCTACTTATATGTAGAGGCCCTGGGTCGCGTCAGCTGTTTGCTGATGAAGTGAGGGCTTTAGAAGTTTTAGATATAACCTGGGCAGTGGTTGACTATGCTGCGAGATCATTCTTGTTTGGCCCAGTTGTTCAAGATGGGAAAGGTGCACGTTTTTCTGATTGTATGAAACGATCATGGGGAAACGCTATCAATAAAGAAGTTTATTTGGCAGAGTTACAACCAGCGTTATGGGGAAACTTCCTCAGTCGTTTAATCTCTGCTCATCCTGCAATGGAAATGCTTGCACATCTGGTAAGGGGACTAATTAAGAAAGACGTAGAAAACAAAGAAGGAGTATCTCCACTCGATACTGTCTGGGAAATTGGGTTAGATGGTCAGCTAGATGTGCGTGCAGTACTGCAGTGTTCCTTTATTAACGGACCCTCAAAACAAATTCAGATACACCCACCAACATACCTGGTAGACTCAAAATTCGGCATAGTTAGAGAGTTGAATGAGGTCCGTTATTCTCCTTCGATGCCTAAAACTCTTCACACAACACAAGCTAGAGTCACCGACTTGGCTCGGGTAGCGGGGTATGCCAATACGGTATTCTGTCAAGGTTCCACGCTTATTTCTGATACTTGTGCTGGTTCGGAACGAAAGAAAAAAATTGAATATAACATGAAGTCCGCAATCGGGGAGTCTGTAGAGCGATACTGTTCGAATCTTATTGATCTTCTCCCAGTTATTCATGGAAGTTACGATAGCCTTCTTCGACGTGGCTACCCTGTTCTTGATCCTTCAGAATTAGTATTGTTTTCTGAACAACAATATGCGGAACCAGGCTTTCCTTTTGAAAAATTCTCTCATGATTTGCCAGTTTCATGGGTAGAAGGCCGTTATTATGGTTCGGATTCTCCCGTTTTTGTTCCTGCCTCTCTTGTGTATGTCAACTGGTATACGAATCAGTACCACCATGAACCTCGCGTGAACTTTCCAGCTTTTGCAGGAGTTGCGGCAGGCGAAACAATAGAACAAGCTACGCGTTCAGGAGTCAGCGAGATCTTGGAACGCCATGCCACGATGGTGTGGTGGCTTAATGCACAGGCTCTTCCGAGTATTGAATTAGCGCCAGGACAATGCCAGCTATTTGAGAGTTCACAAGATATTCTGCGCCCTTCCTTGGTCCATCTTGATAACACGTTTGATGTGCCTGTAGCAGCTGGAATCGTTCATAATGATTCACACCAATTGGTACATGTTGGTTTCTCGTGTCGTTCAACGATAGATGATGCTGCGTTAAAAGCATGGAGCGAGGCGTTAACGTTGCAAGAAGGTGCCCTTGATCTCTTAAATCCAGAGGGAGTCCATTGGAAAGCTATTGCAGAAGGCTTCTTGCCTGGCAGATCCTATAAAAAATGGCGCGGCGATCGGTGCTATCTGGATGACTTCCGCCAAGATATGAAAGATGTTGACGATTTACTCGTACAACAAGAAGTATTTCTGGATCCACGTGCTGTACGGCGTGTTGCACATTTGATTGATCGCCCAGCAACGCGTCAGGCCAATAGTGTTCCTCACCTAAAAGACAATTCTCTTGCTTCCTATGTAGAAAAAATTGAAGCTCGAGGGAAGCGCGTCATAATCGTTGATATCACGTCCCCTGATGTAGCTTCGTGTGGTTTGAGGGTGGTACGTGCTCTTGTCCCGGGTTCAGTTGGGAACTCTCCGGCTGCGTTCCCGTATCTAGGGCAAGGTGTCGTGGCGCGTGAAGCGGTAGAACTTGGATGGCGAGAACGTGCCTTGACGGATGCTGAGATAAATCTATTTCCGATGCCTCATGCATGA
- a CDS encoding ABC transporter substrate-binding protein: MKTSRKLVSGICVLALVGALGACSTPSGKAEASDSIAYDSPVVVKNCGQETTLTRIPTKVVSMGVTGLAYLLAAGGENNVIGRANEWGEQAASWMGKRADSIPVITDDALSIEGLMSVKPDLVYGGGFDSAGLSPSSVADKGIPAIVDSSECHYFYPDQTPDESFTTILREITQLGRILGTEDAAQKTVQDLQTRIAEIKNEQPGHGERVSYAYYFGEDDGLFSYGEQGVIGDINKTLGIHSAIDPNYHPHQGPLAPEVFVKSDPDMIIILTGMGGATKESTLKRLEKIPGYGDMKAVKNNRIYYAESAMAYASPSAIYGTIDLAQQLKK, encoded by the coding sequence ATGAAAACTAGCAGAAAACTTGTATCGGGAATATGCGTGCTAGCTCTAGTTGGAGCTTTGGGCGCGTGTTCCACTCCTTCTGGAAAAGCAGAAGCTTCAGATTCTATTGCCTACGATTCTCCGGTAGTAGTGAAGAACTGTGGGCAAGAGACCACACTAACCAGGATTCCAACAAAAGTCGTCTCTATGGGAGTCACTGGTTTGGCGTATCTTCTTGCCGCAGGAGGCGAGAACAATGTTATTGGGCGTGCCAACGAATGGGGCGAACAAGCAGCATCATGGATGGGAAAGCGCGCGGATTCCATTCCAGTTATCACAGATGACGCACTTTCGATCGAAGGGCTTATGAGTGTAAAGCCAGACTTGGTGTACGGCGGAGGCTTCGATTCAGCTGGCCTCTCCCCTTCGAGTGTTGCCGATAAGGGAATTCCCGCGATTGTTGATTCTTCAGAATGCCACTATTTCTACCCAGACCAAACCCCTGATGAATCTTTCACAACTATTCTTCGTGAGATCACCCAGCTTGGAAGAATACTGGGAACCGAAGATGCCGCACAAAAAACTGTACAAGATCTTCAGACTCGCATCGCAGAAATCAAAAACGAACAACCCGGTCATGGAGAACGAGTCTCCTATGCCTACTACTTCGGCGAAGACGATGGCTTGTTTAGTTACGGAGAACAAGGTGTCATTGGTGATATCAACAAAACACTTGGTATCCATTCGGCAATCGATCCGAACTACCATCCACACCAAGGCCCGCTCGCACCCGAAGTATTCGTGAAATCTGATCCAGATATGATCATCATTCTGACGGGCATGGGCGGTGCAACCAAAGAAAGCACGCTCAAACGGCTTGAAAAGATTCCAGGATATGGCGATATGAAAGCAGTTAAAAATAACCGGATCTACTATGCGGAATCTGCGATGGCCTACGCCTCCCCTAGTGCCATTTACGGAACTATCGATCTTGCCCAACAGCTCAAGAAATAA
- a CDS encoding ABC transporter ATP-binding protein translates to MSDFPLSVRNASISFGERTVLNHVSFNVLPNRILGIAGPNGSGKTTLLRSLFGAQPLHEGEIRLFDVPLKKLKPSQISTQLAVVSQFEYDASRMRVWDLVMLGRAPHRKDMQGYSKVDVTHAQRALSLVGMSDAKDRYLHSLSGGERQRVLIARALAQDCPCIVLDEPTNHLDITYQHQILALIRELSTTAVIVLHDLNLVSRYCDDVIVLKDGKVACYGTPSDALTPSTIRETYDIDTLEVRDSGMKQFIFRG, encoded by the coding sequence ATGTCTGATTTCCCTCTCTCAGTACGAAACGCTTCCATCAGCTTCGGAGAACGAACAGTTCTTAACCACGTTTCTTTCAATGTTTTACCTAACCGAATTTTGGGGATTGCGGGCCCCAATGGTTCTGGTAAAACCACGTTGTTACGGTCACTCTTCGGTGCACAACCATTACACGAGGGGGAAATCAGACTATTCGATGTGCCTCTTAAAAAGCTCAAGCCTTCGCAGATTTCGACCCAGTTAGCTGTTGTTTCTCAATTCGAATATGACGCAAGCCGTATGAGAGTGTGGGATCTTGTTATGCTTGGCCGTGCCCCGCATCGCAAAGACATGCAAGGATACAGCAAAGTTGACGTGACACATGCGCAGCGTGCGCTGTCATTAGTCGGCATGTCCGACGCGAAGGATCGTTATCTCCACTCTTTATCGGGAGGTGAACGGCAGCGTGTGCTCATTGCGCGTGCACTCGCCCAAGACTGCCCGTGTATTGTGCTTGACGAACCCACGAATCATCTAGATATCACGTATCAGCATCAGATCCTGGCTCTCATACGTGAGCTATCAACAACCGCAGTTATCGTACTTCACGATCTCAACCTTGTCTCTCGATATTGCGATGACGTTATCGTGTTAAAAGACGGAAAGGTCGCCTGCTACGGGACGCCATCCGATGCACTCACGCCCTCAACCATCAGAGAAACATATGATATCGATACGTTAGAGGTCCGCGATTCTGGAATGAAACAATTTATCTTTCGTGGCTAA
- a CDS encoding ABC transporter substrate-binding protein yields the protein MSSLTKKSLALASVLTLGAVSLTGCAVDEGKQAEGSGSLTVACGALDQLCQKWTETFQEKTGIPTKFVRLSSGETVARLTATKGNPEFDIWHGGPADGFGAANEEDLLEPYKSPEAEKIPAKYKDEKGTWTGVYIGVLGFCSNQKQLDKLGLPAPESWDDLLKPELAQQVESAHPSTSGTAYTTLWAQNLRLGGEDAAIDYMKKLSGNILQYTKSGTAPGQAAGRGEVTTGISFIHDCALYREQGMSDMVITTPKDGTGYEVGGVAIIKGTKNLDLAKKYVDFAISPEAQNIGPEVGSYQAHTHPDAKDDPRITKLDEVNLLTWDFAEAGAKRAELTKRFDNEVVAPPSK from the coding sequence ATGTCATCGTTGACTAAAAAATCGCTTGCACTTGCCTCCGTGCTCACTTTAGGAGCCGTTTCGCTAACTGGATGTGCAGTTGACGAAGGTAAACAAGCAGAAGGTAGTGGAAGCCTGACAGTCGCTTGCGGCGCACTCGATCAGCTATGCCAAAAGTGGACCGAAACATTCCAAGAAAAAACTGGTATTCCAACTAAATTTGTCCGTCTTTCGTCAGGTGAAACAGTAGCTCGTCTCACCGCCACCAAAGGGAATCCAGAATTTGATATCTGGCACGGAGGCCCAGCAGACGGATTCGGCGCCGCAAATGAAGAAGATTTGTTAGAGCCTTATAAGTCACCAGAAGCTGAAAAGATTCCGGCGAAGTACAAGGATGAAAAAGGTACGTGGACCGGAGTTTATATCGGCGTGCTCGGTTTCTGTTCTAACCAGAAACAACTTGATAAGCTCGGTTTGCCCGCTCCAGAGTCATGGGACGACCTGCTCAAACCAGAACTGGCTCAACAAGTCGAATCTGCCCACCCATCAACCTCGGGTACCGCCTACACCACGCTCTGGGCACAAAACCTCCGACTTGGTGGCGAAGATGCAGCTATCGATTACATGAAGAAACTCTCTGGAAACATTCTCCAATACACAAAGTCTGGTACTGCGCCCGGCCAAGCAGCTGGACGTGGCGAGGTAACTACCGGAATTTCATTCATTCATGACTGTGCTCTCTATAGAGAACAAGGTATGAGCGACATGGTTATCACTACACCTAAGGATGGAACCGGATACGAAGTCGGTGGCGTAGCAATCATCAAAGGCACCAAGAATCTTGACCTAGCGAAAAAGTATGTTGATTTTGCTATCTCGCCCGAAGCACAGAACATTGGACCTGAGGTTGGTTCCTACCAGGCACACACTCATCCAGATGCCAAAGACGATCCTCGTATCACCAAGCTTGACGAAGTCAACCTACTCACTTGGGACTTCGCCGAAGCTGGCGCAAAGCGAGCTGAACTAACTAAACGGTTCGATAACGAAGTCGTCGCACCGCCGTCGAAATAA
- a CDS encoding FecCD family ABC transporter permease, with translation MLLTRKSRLLITLVTAIILSVSLILAIMIGASDISISSTVDGIFYAFGTSDSSPTDVDLQIISEIRIPRALLGATIGAGLAICGLITQSLLRNPLGDPYILGISSGASAGAALVIVVGASNTLLASLGVTLGAFFGALIAIAAVSFLATAGGGASPTRIIFAGMAVSYLFSALTSLIAILAKNAAGTKSVMFWTLGSLGSASWNDVGIASITTSIAFILFFVFGRRIDVLNLGDDSARALGTHPAFYRNLLFIIVAFTIAVLVSLTGAIGFIGLVVPHLAKLLVGEMTRCALPLTALLGAILVVNADICTRIMLRPAELPIGILTAIVGTPMLMILIKKYAS, from the coding sequence ATGCTCCTCACAAGAAAATCACGCCTATTAATCACCCTTGTCACCGCAATAATTCTCAGTGTCAGCCTGATCCTTGCCATCATGATCGGGGCAAGCGATATCTCAATCAGCTCTACTGTGGACGGAATTTTCTACGCCTTCGGCACGTCGGATAGTTCACCTACAGACGTCGATTTACAGATCATCAGCGAAATACGAATTCCGCGCGCGCTCCTCGGAGCAACTATCGGCGCGGGGCTCGCTATCTGCGGGCTCATAACTCAATCTCTTTTACGCAATCCTCTTGGCGATCCATATATTTTAGGTATCTCTTCTGGCGCGTCCGCCGGAGCTGCGCTCGTTATCGTCGTGGGAGCTTCGAACACGTTGTTGGCTTCATTAGGAGTCACTCTGGGCGCCTTCTTTGGAGCTTTAATCGCAATCGCCGCGGTTTCGTTTCTTGCCACGGCTGGTGGTGGCGCTTCCCCTACCCGAATTATTTTTGCGGGAATGGCAGTCAGCTATCTGTTTTCCGCCCTCACCAGCCTCATTGCTATTTTGGCGAAGAATGCTGCAGGAACGAAGTCGGTTATGTTCTGGACGCTTGGTTCACTTGGTTCAGCTTCGTGGAACGACGTCGGGATCGCATCGATCACCACAAGCATCGCGTTCATTCTGTTCTTTGTTTTTGGACGACGAATCGACGTGTTAAATCTTGGCGACGATTCAGCTCGAGCGTTAGGCACACACCCAGCGTTTTATCGAAATCTTTTATTTATCATCGTTGCATTTACTATCGCGGTGCTCGTGTCCTTAACCGGCGCAATAGGTTTCATCGGACTTGTGGTTCCACATCTTGCCAAGCTACTGGTTGGAGAGATGACTCGTTGCGCACTTCCACTCACTGCCTTGCTTGGTGCCATTCTGGTTGTCAACGCAGACATCTGTACACGAATTATGCTGCGCCCCGCAGAACTTCCTATTGGAATTCTGACCGCCATCGTTGGGACTCCTATGCTCATGATCCTTATCAAAAAATATGCCTCATAA
- a CDS encoding prolyl oligopeptidase family serine peptidase, with translation MSQINGCAHIQGTQKCYLTSAISNENSIYIGHYDAACAIVFSSKGSAKALVTGIDLPAGNRIDVLSYTAKNILFQTSSFIDPGKIWSVDYPSGKVKLLGSLSTLVPNQGLHYRRLSSFSVDGTKIPIDCYGSFDQPRPTIIHIYGGFGINNDPFFSFPIYALWLAQGGNIVLVRSRGGREFGPAWHTAGQRSGRSLVRKDVENSVRTLIQENICNADTTFLHGMSHGALLTAITALHAPDLVKNIICQVPITNTKSLLENKFGSSWITEYGNPESADWDRFMASEDPIFFYPRHSLPSDSTCYISGYVNDQTTPIVHSDQLAQKMAEMGSQVTYKRYNVPGDHHGAKDKDTRIKHTYELWAYLEKTTSRRFHNNI, from the coding sequence ATGAGCCAAATTAATGGATGCGCACATATTCAAGGCACACAAAAATGTTATTTAACGTCCGCGATCTCAAATGAGAATTCTATCTATATCGGACACTACGATGCCGCTTGTGCAATAGTTTTCTCTTCAAAAGGTTCAGCTAAGGCACTAGTTACCGGAATCGATCTCCCAGCGGGGAACCGAATAGATGTTCTAAGTTACACAGCAAAAAACATATTATTCCAAACATCTTCCTTTATCGACCCTGGAAAAATATGGAGTGTGGATTACCCCTCAGGGAAAGTCAAGCTTCTAGGATCCCTATCTACCCTTGTTCCCAATCAAGGATTGCACTATCGTCGACTTTCTTCTTTTTCAGTTGATGGCACCAAAATCCCAATCGATTGCTATGGTTCATTCGATCAACCTCGGCCAACAATAATACACATATATGGAGGTTTTGGAATTAACAATGACCCTTTTTTCTCCTTCCCTATTTATGCTTTATGGCTAGCTCAAGGAGGCAATATCGTCCTTGTCCGCAGTCGTGGCGGAAGAGAGTTTGGTCCAGCATGGCATACCGCTGGACAACGATCAGGACGATCTCTCGTTAGGAAAGACGTTGAAAATAGCGTAAGGACACTCATCCAAGAAAACATATGTAATGCAGATACAACTTTCCTTCATGGTATGTCACATGGCGCGCTTCTTACAGCAATAACAGCGCTACATGCTCCTGATCTCGTAAAAAATATTATCTGTCAAGTTCCTATAACCAATACCAAGTCTTTATTAGAGAATAAATTTGGTTCTTCCTGGATAACAGAATATGGAAATCCAGAGAGTGCTGACTGGGATAGGTTCATGGCATCCGAGGATCCAATCTTTTTTTATCCTCGACACAGTCTCCCCTCAGACTCAACATGCTATATCTCTGGCTATGTTAATGACCAAACAACACCAATAGTTCATTCGGACCAGTTGGCTCAAAAAATGGCAGAAATGGGATCTCAAGTTACATACAAACGATATAATGTCCCTGGTGACCATCACGGCGCTAAAGATAAAGATACCCGCATAAAACACACATATGAGTTATGGGCTTACCTTGAGAAAACGACGTCACGCCGTTTTCATAACAATATTTAG